The genomic DNA TCGCTTCGGCTGCCGCGTCGTAGACCGCGGCCGGTACCAGGATGCGCCGGATCGCGGTGCACTTCTGGCCCGCCTTGACGGTCATCTCGCGCACCACTTCGCGCACCAGCAGGTTGAAGGCCTCGGAACCCACCGCCGCGTCAGGCAGCAGCAGCGCAGAGTTGAGGCTGTCGGCCTCGATGTTGACGCGCACCGAGCGCGCCGCCACCGCGGGATGCGAGCGGATCACCGCACCCGTCTCGGCCGAGCCGGTGAACGAGACCACGTCGAAGCTTTGGAGCTGGTCCATCAGCCCGTTCGAGCTGCCGCAGATCACCGACAGCGCGCCGGCCGGCAGCACGCCGGCCTCGACCACGTCGCGCACCATGCGCTGCGTGAGCCACGCGGTGGATGTCGCGGGCTTGACGATCACCGGCACGCCCGACAGCAGCGCAGGCGCCGCCTTTTCCCAAAGTCCCCACGACGGAAAGTTGAAGGCATTGATGAACAGCGCCACGCCGCGCGTCGGCACCTGCACGTGCTGCGACATGAACACCGGCTCCTTGCCGAGCTTGACCGCATCGCCGTCGCGCAGCACGCGCATGTCGCCGAGCGCGTCGCCCCATTTCGCGTACTGGCCGAGCGTGAAGATCGCGCCGTCGATGTCGACCGCCGAATCGTTCTTCACCGTGCCCGAGTTGGCCGTGGCGATCTCGTAATAGGCGTCGCGATTGGTTTGCAGCACCTTGACGATGCCGGCGAGCAGGCCGGCGCGCTGCTTGTACGTCATCGCGCGCAATGCGCCGCCGCCGGTCTCGCGCGCGAAGCGGAAGGCTTCGGGCAGATCGAGCCCGGTCGCATCGACGCGTGCCAGTTCGGTGCCCAGCACCGGATCGAAGAGCGCGGTGCCCGCGCCGCTGCCGGCCTGCCAGCGGCCGGCGACGTGATTGGAAAGGAGTTCGGTCATGGCGTCTTCGTGAATTGGATCTGGCCTTCGGGCAGCAGATAGAGAACCAGCGCGCGCCCTTGCGCGACGGTGGGGCGATGAGAGGTGCCGGCCGCGTACACGCACCAGCCCGCGGGCCGGCCGTCGAAAGTCGCATCGCCTTCGAGCGGCATGATCAGGTCGATCTCGCCATTCGGATGCGTGTGGTGCGGCCCCGCGATGTCCTGCATGTCGACCACGTCGACCGAGAAGCGGTGCAACGCATCCTCGGCCTTGAACACGCGGCCATAGCGGATGCCGCCGCCTTCGCGATCGCAGAGCCAGCCTTCGGCCACGCCCTCGATGCAGGCCTGCTTCAGGCTGTCGAAGGTGGCGCTGCCGGCGCCATGGGTGCTGTTGAGCCAGCGGTCGAGCGCGTCGTCGAGCGGCTGGCCGGCGATCTGTGCCGTCAGGTCGGAGAGGCGCTGATGGAAGGCTTGCTTGGACATGGGCTTTTCTTCGTGGGAGGGACGGTTGAACTTGCGGCAATCGACTTCGTGCAGTATCTTGCCTGTGCCCGAACAATAAGCATCGACACAAAAGGTGTCAAGCAATATAGTGCATGTTTGGGGTTTACCCTGCATGACGAACCGATGGAGAGCGAGCCAGTGTCATGAATCAGAGAGCCGACGACGCGGTGTTGACCGCGCCCGCCGAGGCGGTCCCGGCGACCGAGGAAGCCAACAAGAACCCGCTGCTGGTGGCGCTGGGCGAGCGCGTGCGCAACCTGCGCGCGCGGCGCGGGCTCACGCGCAAGGCCGTCGCGCAGGCGGCCAATGTGTCGGAGCGCCATCTCGCCAACCTCGAGTACGGCATCGGCAACGCATCGATCCTGGTGCTGCAGCAGGTGGCCGGCGCGCTGCAGTGCTCGCTGGCCGAGCTGGTCGGCGACGTGACCACGATCTCGCCCGAATGGCTGCTGATCCGCGAGCTGCTCGAGAACCGCGACGAAGCCGATCTGCGCCGCGCCCGCCTGGCGCTCGGCGAGCTGCTCGGCACCGCCGGTGCCGACCCGGCGCGCAGCCGCCGCATCGCGCTCGTCGGCCTGCGCGGCGCCGGCAAGTCCACGCTCGGCCAGATGCTGGCGGACGATCTCGAAGTGCCCTTCGTCGAACTCAGCCGCGAGATCGAGAAGCTGGCCGGCTGCAGCGTGCGCGAGATCCACGACCTCTACGGCACCAACGCCTACCGCCGCTACGAACGCCGCGCCCTCGAGGAAGCGGTGCAGATCTACGCCGAGGTGGTGATCGCCACGCCCGGCGGCATCGTGTCCGACCCGGCCACCTTCAACCAGCTGCTCGCGCACTGCACCACTGTCTGGCTGCAGGCCGCGCCCGAGGAACACATGGGCCGCGTCGCCGCGCAGGGCGACACCCGACCGATGGCCGCCAGCAAGGAAGCGATGGACGACCTGCGCCGCATCCTGAGCGGCCGCGCCGCCTTCTATTCCAAGGCCGACCTCAGCGTCGACACCAGCGGCCGCGACCTCGCGCAGAGCTTCCAGGTCCTGCGCGACACCGTGCGAGAAGCCATGCGCCGAGGCGGCTGAACCCGGGCCGGCCCTCGACATGTAAAAAAAGTCGCGAGCGGGTTGACGCGCGCCAGAACATGCAGCATGATGCATGTTCTGGTTCACGCCGAATGCACTATTGTTCGTAATGCCCGCAGCCCAGGAGACCGCCCCATGACCGAAACCACCGCCGCCACCCCCGCCCTTCGCGTCGACTACCGCACCGACCCGACCCAGTACCGCCACTGGAAGCTCAGCGTCGAGGGCGCGGTCGCCCGCCTCTCGCTCGACATCGCCGAGGACGGCGGCATCCGTCCCGGCTACAAGCTCAAGCTCAACAGCTACGACCTCGGCGTGGACATCGAGCTCTGCGACGCGCTCAACCGCGTGCGCTTCGAACACCCCGAAGTGCGCTCGGTCATCGTCACCAGCGCCAAGGACCGCATCTTCTGCTCGGGCGCCAACATCTTCATGCTCGGTGTCTCCAGCCACGCCTGGAAGGTGAACTTCTGCAAGTTCACCAACGAGACCCGCAACGGCATCGAGGATTCGTCGAAGCACTCGGGCCTCAAGTTCATCGCCGCGGTCAACGGCGCCTGCGCCGGCGGCGGCTACGAGCTCGCGCTGGCCTGCGACGAGATCGTGCTGGTCGACGACCGCTCGTCCTCCGTCTCGCTGCCCGAAGTGCCGCTGCTCGGCGTGCTGCCCGGCACCGGCGGCCTCACCCGAGTCACCGACAAGCGCCATGTGCGCCACGACCTCGCCGACATCTTCTGCACCAGCGTCGAAGGCGTGCGCGGCCAGCGCGCAGTCGAATGGCGTCTGGTCGATGCGATCGCCAAGCCCGCGCAGTTCGGCGCCGCCGTGCAGGAGCGCGCCGCCAAGCTCGGCGAAAGCAGCCATCGGCCGGTCGACGGCAAGGGCGTGAGCCTCACGCGCCTCGAACGCGAGGACGGCCCCGACAGCCTGCGCTACGAACACGTCACGGTCGAGATCGACCGCGCCCGCCGCACCGCCACCTTCACCGTCAAGGCACCGAAGGGCGCGCAGCCCGCCGACATCGCCGCCATCGAAGCCGCGGGC from Variovorax sp. PBL-E5 includes the following:
- a CDS encoding 3,4-dehydroadipyl-CoA semialdehyde dehydrogenase, with protein sequence MTELLSNHVAGRWQAGSGAGTALFDPVLGTELARVDATGLDLPEAFRFARETGGGALRAMTYKQRAGLLAGIVKVLQTNRDAYYEIATANSGTVKNDSAVDIDGAIFTLGQYAKWGDALGDMRVLRDGDAVKLGKEPVFMSQHVQVPTRGVALFINAFNFPSWGLWEKAAPALLSGVPVIVKPATSTAWLTQRMVRDVVEAGVLPAGALSVICGSSNGLMDQLQSFDVVSFTGSAETGAVIRSHPAVAARSVRVNIEADSLNSALLLPDAAVGSEAFNLLVREVVREMTVKAGQKCTAIRRILVPAAVYDAAAEAIGAKLAGITVGNPRNEGVRMGSLVSRAQLNAVREGLDVLKAQAELLHDGSGKALVDADPAIAACIGPVLLGARDADAAGHVHDIEVFGPVATLLAYRDIDHAIAIAHRGQGSLVTSLYGADDAALGQAAVQLAASHGRVHVITPEVAQAQTGHGNVMPMSNHGGPGRAGGGAELGGLRALDFYHRRSAVQASPGVLAELK
- the boxC gene encoding 2,3-epoxybenzoyl-CoA dihydrolase, which gives rise to MTETTAATPALRVDYRTDPTQYRHWKLSVEGAVARLSLDIAEDGGIRPGYKLKLNSYDLGVDIELCDALNRVRFEHPEVRSVIVTSAKDRIFCSGANIFMLGVSSHAWKVNFCKFTNETRNGIEDSSKHSGLKFIAAVNGACAGGGYELALACDEIVLVDDRSSSVSLPEVPLLGVLPGTGGLTRVTDKRHVRHDLADIFCTSVEGVRGQRAVEWRLVDAIAKPAQFGAAVQERAAKLGESSHRPVDGKGVSLTRLEREDGPDSLRYEHVTVEIDRARRTATFTVKAPKGAQPADIAAIEAAGAAWWPLAMVRQLDDAILNMRTNELDIGTWLLKTEGDAQAVLDSDKTLLAHKDHWLVRETIGALRRTLARLDVSSRSLFALIDSGSCFAGTLAEIAFAADRAYMLALPDDAARAPKITLDEFNFGFFPMVNDQSRLQRRFYEESAPMEAARAAAGRALDADEALQLGLVTMSPDDIDWDDEIRIAIEERAAMSPDALTGLEANLRFASQENMATRIFGRLTAWQNWIFNRPNAVGEKGALKVYGTGEKAGFDLNRV
- a CDS encoding helix-turn-helix transcriptional regulator, with the translated sequence MNQRADDAVLTAPAEAVPATEEANKNPLLVALGERVRNLRARRGLTRKAVAQAANVSERHLANLEYGIGNASILVLQQVAGALQCSLAELVGDVTTISPEWLLIRELLENRDEADLRRARLALGELLGTAGADPARSRRIALVGLRGAGKSTLGQMLADDLEVPFVELSREIEKLAGCSVREIHDLYGTNAYRRYERRALEEAVQIYAEVVIATPGGIVSDPATFNQLLAHCTTVWLQAAPEEHMGRVAAQGDTRPMAASKEAMDDLRRILSGRAAFYSKADLSVDTSGRDLAQSFQVLRDTVREAMRRGG
- a CDS encoding DUF4863 family protein: MSKQAFHQRLSDLTAQIAGQPLDDALDRWLNSTHGAGSATFDSLKQACIEGVAEGWLCDREGGGIRYGRVFKAEDALHRFSVDVVDMQDIAGPHHTHPNGEIDLIMPLEGDATFDGRPAGWCVYAAGTSHRPTVAQGRALVLYLLPEGQIQFTKTP